CCGAGCAGCTCGTAGTCGAACGACGCGTAGCCGCGCGTGCGCGACTTGAGCTGGTCGTAGTAGTCGAGCACGATCTCGGCCAGCGGCAGGTCATAGATCAGCTGCACCCGCTCGGGGCTCAGGTACTCCATGTGCCCGAACGTGCCCCGCCGCTCCTGGTTCAGCTCCATCACCGCGCCGACGTGGTCGGACGGGCAGATGATCGAGGCGCGCACGTACGGCTCCTCGGTCTCCTCGATCGATCCCGCGTCGGGCATCTGGGCCGGGTTGTGCACCTCGACCCACTCGCCGTCGACGGCGCGCACGCGGTAGGCGACGTTCGGCGCGGTCACGAGCAGGTCGAGGTCGTGCTCGCGCTCGAGCCGCTCGCGCACGATGTCCATGTGCAGCAGGCCCAGGAAGCCGCACCGGAAGCCGAACCCCAGCGCGCGCGACGTCTCCGGCTCGTAGCTCAGCGCGGCGTCGTTCAGCTTCAGCTTCTCGAGCGCGTCGCGCAGCTCCGGATACTGGTCGGAGTCCGTCGGGAAGAGGCCCGCGAACACCATCGGCTTCACGTCCTGGTAGCCGGGCAGCGGCTCGGCCGCACCGCCCCGGGCCTGCGTCAGCGTGTCGCCGACGCGCAGCTGGGAGACGTCCTTGAGGCCGGTGATCACGTAGCCGACGTCGCCGGCCCCGAGGTCGGGCGCAGCCCGCATCCCGGGCGAGAAGACACCCAGCTCCTCGACCTCGAACGTCGTCCCCTGCGCCATCGCCCGCACCCGCTGGCGCGGCTCGAACGTGCCGTCGACGACGCGCACGAAGGCGACCACACCGCGGTACTGGTCGTAGGAGGAGTCGAAGATGAGCGCGCGGCCGGGCGCGTCGGGCTCTCCCGTCGGCGGCGGCACCCGGTCGACGATGGCCTGCAGCACGCCCTCGACGCCGGCCCCGGTCTTGGCCGAGATGCGCAGGACGTCCTCGGCGTTCCCGCCGACCAGGTCGGCCACCTCCAGCGCGACGCCGTCCGCGTCGGCGGACGGCAGGTCGATCTTGTTCACGACGGGGACGATCTCGAGCTCGTTCTCGATCGCGAGGTACGCGTTCGCGAGCGTCTGCGCCTCGATCCCCTGGGCGGCGTCGACGACGAGCAGTGCCCCTTCGCACGCGGCCAGGCTGCGGCTGACCTCGTAGGTGAAGTCGACGTGGCCGGGCGTGTCGATCAGGTTCAGCTCGTACGTGCGCCCGTCGGCGGCCGGGAACAGGACGCGCACCGCCTGCGCCTTGATCGTGATCCCGCGCTCGCGCTCGAGCTCCATCGAGTCGAGCACCTGCTCGCGCATGTCGCGTTCGGCGACCGTCCGGGTGAGTTGCAGGATGCGATCGGCAAGCGTCGACTTGCCGTGATCGATGTGGGCGATGATCGAGAAGTTGCGAATGGTCTCGAGTGACACCCTTGTAGCGTACTTTGCGGCCTAGGTCGTCCTGCCTCGCATCCGGTCTGCGAGCGACATCAGCACCTCCATGTCGGAGAGCTGGAGGATGCGGCCGGCGGCCAGGTAGGCGGCCCCTCCGGCGGTGAGCGCGAGGCCGACCGAGAGCACCTGGGCGGGGAGCGAGCGGCCGAGCAGCTGGTCGAGCGGCCACCAGACGCCGAACGCAGCGGCGGTGCAGTAGATGGTCGCGACGACGATCCGCGCCCCCTCGCCGGCCACCTCGCGCAGGTGCAGGTAGCCGATGCGGCGGCGCAGGAGCACGAGCAGCACGCCGGCGTTGACGGTGGTGACGATCGCCGTCGAGAGGGCGATCCCGGCCGCGCCGAGCGGCTTGTAGAAGGCCAGGTCGAGGATCGCGTTCAGGAACAGGTTCCCGAACGCGACCTGGGTCGGCACCCGCGGCAGCTGGAGGGCGAAGAACGCTCGCGTCAGGAGCAGCGCGAGGCCGTTTCCGAGCAGGCCGAGCGAGAAGGCGACGAGCGTCGTGGCGACGTGCTGCGTGTCGGTCGGGGTGAAGTTCGAGTGCTGGAAGAGCACCCGCGTGATCGGCTCGGCGAGCACGATCGAGACGGCCGCTGCCGGCAGGAGCAGGAAGAGGATCGTGCGCGCGCCGGCGGCGAACGTGCTCGCGAAGCCGTCGATGTCTCCCCGCGCCGCCAGTCCCGAGATGCGCGGGAAGAGCACGGCGGAGACGGCGACCGAGAAGAGCCCCTGCGGCAGCATGAACATGCGGAAGGCGTAGTTCAGGTAAGCGTCGGCGTGGCCGCCCGGGACGAGCGTCGCGATCGACAGGTCGAGGGTCAGGTTGAAGTTGATCAGGCCCAGGCCGATCGTGACCGGCACCATCAGCTTCAGCACCCGGATCACGTGCGGGTTGCGCCATGCCAGGCTGAAGACGAGGCTCTGGCCGTGCCCGCGCAGCAGCGGCAGCGGGATCACGAACTGGACGATTGTCGCCACAAGGACGCCAATTGCGTAGGCCTCGGCGCTGTGCGGCGAGAGGACGAGCGCCAGGATGATGACCGCGTTCCAGGCGATCGGCGCCATCGCCGGCACCCCGAAGATCTCGTACGAGTTGAGGATGCCGGTGACGACGCCCGTCATCCCGAGGATCGCGACGATCGGGAACATCCACCGTGACAGCTCGACGACCAGGTTGGGGTCGATGTTCTCGTTGCCGGGGACGAAGATCGGCATGATCCACGGCGCGAGCAGGATGAACAGCGACGACAGCGCTCCCAGGATCACCGCCGCGAGCCACAGGACGATGCTTGCGACCCTCCAGGCCTCGGGCTCGCGGCCCTCTTCCCGCAGCTGCACGAAGACGGGCACGAACGCCGCCGAGATCGCGCTGTCGGCGACCAGGCTGCGGACGAGGTTGGGGACGTTGAACGCGATCAGGAAGGCGCCGAGCGCCGGGCTCGCGCCGAAGAAGCTCGCGGCCACGATCTCCCGGATGACGCCTGCGACGCGCGACACCGCCGTCGCCGCCCCGAACACCGCCGTCGAAGCGGCCAGACGCCTCTGTTCGCTCATCGGCGCGAGAGTTTATCGACCCGCTGCTATATTCCCCCCGGCTCGCCGCCAGGCGGGCGTTTGCGTGTAAATCACGAAGGGATCCGGTGGCCAACTCGAAGCAGCAGGCCAAGCGAGTGCGAACGGCGGCGCGGCAGCGCCTCGAGAACCTGCGCTACCGCACGCAGATCAAGACGCTCTTCCGGCGCCTCGACGAGGCCGTCGAGGCGGGCGATTCGGAGCAGGTCGACGCCGCCCACCGCCGCCTCGTCGCCCTCGTCGACCGCGCCGCCGCCCGGCGCGCGATCCACCGCAACGCCGCTGCGCGGCGCAAGGCGCGCGCGTCACGGATCGTCAGCCGCGAGAACGTCTCCGCGTAACCAGGCCGAGCAGGATCAGGGTCACCCCGGCCGCCTGGGCGAGCGCGAAGAGCGTGTAGCTGCCGAGCCGCGTCGCGCTCGACGCGAGCGCGATCACGGCCACGCCCGCCGCGACGAGCAGCGGCCGCGGATCGCGCCGCTTGCGCGCCGAGAGCAGTGACCCGCCCAGGAGCACGACGGTGCCGGCCGAGTTCAGGCCGATCGCCATGACCGCCGGCCAGGGCCCCTTGATCGCCCCGTTCGGCGGCGTCGCCCCGGCCCGCTGAAGCTCGCCGGCGTCGACCCGTGCCGCCAGCACGGCAGCGGTTGCTGCGAACGTGAGGAAGAGCATCGTCGCGGTCGTCAGCCGGGTGACAGTGCGGCCGGGGAGCACGAGCAGCATCTCCCCCACCGCCAGGTAGGCGACGACCAGCACCCCGCCGGTCAGGTAGTAGATCCGGAACGGCACGTCCGACCAGCCGCGGGCGGCGCCGTCGAGCAGCGCCAGTGTGGCGGCCGTGAAGAGTGCGAAGCCGATCGTCCACGCGATCAGCGGGGCGCGGCGCGGGCCGGCCTTGTGGAGCCGGGTTGCGACGACCACGGTGCAGGCCGCCGCGACGGCGGCCGCAACCGCGGCCGCGAGCGTCTGGCCGCTCATCCGGCGGTGATGTCGGCGAGCGCCAGCTCGAGCTCGAAGCGCGAGTCGACCCTGCTGCCACCCTTCACCGCGAGATCGAGCTCGGCGAGGCGCACGATCGCGCGGCCCAGCTCGGCGGGCTCGAAGCGCTTCGCCTGCCCGACCAGCTTCTGGGCCGGAAACGGCTTCAGGCCCAGCTCCTTGGCAACGTCGGCCTGGGTCGCGCCGCCCTCGACCATGACCGAGGCCCGGTGGACGCGGCGCACATGGTTCGACAGCTGGGCGATCACCCGGCCGACGTCCTCGCGGCGCTCGACGTCGGCGGTCGCGAGGCCGATCACGGCAGCGGCGTCCCTGCGGCCCCACGCGTCGGTGATGTCCCAGGGCTTGATGTCGATGCTGGGGATCACCAGCCGCTCGACGTCCTCGACCTCCGGCACCTCGCCGCCGCAGTAGGCGATCAGCTTGTCGGTCTCGAGCGCGAGGTCGCCGACGTCCTCGCCGACGAGCTCCACCAGGCGGCGGGCGACCGCCGGCGGGCACTGCGTGCGGGCCTCGGCGAAGCGGCGGACGACCCAGTCGGCCGCCTGCTTTCGCTCCGGAGCGTCGAAGATGCGCACCTCGCCGACGGCCTCGACGGCCTGCACGAGCGGGTGCTTCGCGCCGAACCCGGTGCCGCCGAAGAGGCCGAGCGTCGTCTCGGGCGCCGGCGAACCCAGGTAGTCGGCGATAGCCGCAACGGCGTCCGCGTCGAGCTCCTCGGCGTTCCGCACGAGCACGAGGCGGCGGCCGGGGAAGAGCCCGAGCGCGTTGCAGGAGGCGACGACGTCGACAGGCTCGTCGCCGCCCGGCGAGAGCTGCTCGATCGACTCCGCGTCGAACCGCGCCCGCAGGCGCGTGATCGCCGCGTCCACCTTGGGCCAGTCGGTGCCGGCGATCAGGTAGGCCGGCTTCATCTCGGCCGGGGCGTTCGCGCTCATCCTCCCCGCCCTCAGCGGTGCGAGGGCCGCGTCCGCGCCGGGGCGGGCGTCCGCGGCGCCCGGCGATCGCCCTGCCGCTCGGCCAGCACGCGCGAGCGCTCGACGAGGTCGGCGAAGGTCGTCGTCTCGAGCACCGAGCGCAGCATCCCGCGGGCCTCGAGCCACACGCCGGGAAGCGCCTCGGCGCCGGGCGGGTAGCTGACCTCGTCGGGGCGCACGCCGGCGACCGCGGCGATCGGCCCGTCGACGATCCGGATCACCTCGGCGAGCGAGACCTGGCTCGCGGGGACGGCGAGCCGGTACCCCCCTTCCGGCCCCCGCTGCGAGGCGACCACGCCCGCGTGCTTCAGCTCGCCGAGGATGTTCTCGACGAACTTGAGCGGGAGATCCTGCGCCTTCGCCACGAGCTCGCCCTTCAGCGAGCCCTCGCCCTCGTGGGAAGCCAGCACCAGGACGGCGCGGACGGCGTAGTCGGCCTTTGCGGAGAGCTTCATCGCTCCGCATTGTCGCACGAACGCCGCGCCGCACCGCCGTCCCACCGGCCCGGCGGGGCCCGGAATTCGCCGGGTGCGGGGATATCATCGCGTCATGGAGGAGCGAGGCCAGCGTGTCGGCCGTCGCGGCGTGCCCAGCGAGGAAGGTCTGCGGCGGCTGATCGCGGCCTGGGCGAGCGACGTCCAGACCGGCGTGCCGGCCGACGCGAGCGACGAGACGCCGCCGCTCGACGGGCGCCTGCTCCAGTGCGTGATCGGCGGCGGCGCGTTCGCGTTCCCGCTCGCCGCGGTGACCGAGGTGGTGCCCTACGCGCCGCCGCGGCGGCTGCCGGGACAGCCGGTCGAGGCGGGCGTGACGATGCTCCGCGGCGAGCCGTTGCCG
This Gaiellales bacterium DNA region includes the following protein-coding sequences:
- the murJ gene encoding murein biosynthesis integral membrane protein MurJ — protein: MSEQRRLAASTAVFGAATAVSRVAGVIREIVAASFFGASPALGAFLIAFNVPNLVRSLVADSAISAAFVPVFVQLREEGREPEAWRVASIVLWLAAVILGALSSLFILLAPWIMPIFVPGNENIDPNLVVELSRWMFPIVAILGMTGVVTGILNSYEIFGVPAMAPIAWNAVIILALVLSPHSAEAYAIGVLVATIVQFVIPLPLLRGHGQSLVFSLAWRNPHVIRVLKLMVPVTIGLGLINFNLTLDLSIATLVPGGHADAYLNYAFRMFMLPQGLFSVAVSAVLFPRISGLAARGDIDGFASTFAAGARTILFLLLPAAAVSIVLAEPITRVLFQHSNFTPTDTQHVATTLVAFSLGLLGNGLALLLTRAFFALQLPRVPTQVAFGNLFLNAILDLAFYKPLGAAGIALSTAIVTTVNAGVLLVLLRRRIGYLHLREVAGEGARIVVATIYCTAAAFGVWWPLDQLLGRSLPAQVLSVGLALTAGGAAYLAAGRILQLSDMEVLMSLADRMRGRTT
- a CDS encoding Rrf2 family transcriptional regulator, with product MKLSAKADYAVRAVLVLASHEGEGSLKGELVAKAQDLPLKFVENILGELKHAGVVASQRGPEGGYRLAVPASQVSLAEVIRIVDGPIAAVAGVRPDEVSYPPGAEALPGVWLEARGMLRSVLETTTFADLVERSRVLAERQGDRRAPRTPAPARTRPSHR
- the lepA gene encoding translation elongation factor 4, which produces MSLETIRNFSIIAHIDHGKSTLADRILQLTRTVAERDMREQVLDSMELERERGITIKAQAVRVLFPAADGRTYELNLIDTPGHVDFTYEVSRSLAACEGALLVVDAAQGIEAQTLANAYLAIENELEIVPVVNKIDLPSADADGVALEVADLVGGNAEDVLRISAKTGAGVEGVLQAIVDRVPPPTGEPDAPGRALIFDSSYDQYRGVVAFVRVVDGTFEPRQRVRAMAQGTTFEVEELGVFSPGMRAAPDLGAGDVGYVITGLKDVSQLRVGDTLTQARGGAAEPLPGYQDVKPMVFAGLFPTDSDQYPELRDALEKLKLNDAALSYEPETSRALGFGFRCGFLGLLHMDIVRERLEREHDLDLLVTAPNVAYRVRAVDGEWVEVHNPAQMPDAGSIEETEEPYVRASIICPSDHVGAVMELNQERRGTFGHMEYLSPERVQLIYDLPLAEIVLDYYDQLKSRTRGYASFDYELLGFRPGQVVKVDVLLAGERVDSLSLITHRDNAYRQGKALVEALRERIPRQMFEVAIQAAIGSRVIARETVKAKRKDVLAKCYGGDISRKRKLLEKQKKGKRRMKQVGNIEVPQEAFLAVLEINREGAA
- the rpsT gene encoding 30S ribosomal protein S20; this encodes MANSKQQAKRVRTAARQRLENLRYRTQIKTLFRRLDEAVEAGDSEQVDAAHRRLVALVDRAAARRAIHRNAAARRKARASRIVSRENVSA
- the holA gene encoding DNA polymerase III subunit delta yields the protein MSANAPAEMKPAYLIAGTDWPKVDAAITRLRARFDAESIEQLSPGGDEPVDVVASCNALGLFPGRRLVLVRNAEELDADAVAAIADYLGSPAPETTLGLFGGTGFGAKHPLVQAVEAVGEVRIFDAPERKQAADWVVRRFAEARTQCPPAVARRLVELVGEDVGDLALETDKLIAYCGGEVPEVEDVERLVIPSIDIKPWDITDAWGRRDAAAVIGLATADVERREDVGRVIAQLSNHVRRVHRASVMVEGGATQADVAKELGLKPFPAQKLVGQAKRFEPAELGRAIVRLAELDLAVKGGSRVDSRFELELALADITAG
- a CDS encoding chemotaxis protein CheW; this translates as MEERGQRVGRRGVPSEEGLRRLIAAWASDVQTGVPADASDETPPLDGRLLQCVIGGGAFAFPLAAVTEVVPYAPPRRLPGQPVEAGVTMLRGEPLPTLDAAARMGMRVDEAAGRMVVLATREGQCAVVVSETGEIAEVDPERLTPPPAGAGASEYVVALVEIAGELVAVLDPERLCRR